The genomic DNA GCCGAGGTTCTTCTGCGCGCCGGCGTAGACCAGCCCGAACTTCGTGATGTCGAAGGGACGCCAGAGGAAGTCGCTCGACATGTCGGCGACCAGCGGAACCGCCCCGGTCTCGGGGAAGGCGCGGGCGCGGTCGACGTGGAACTGCACCCCGTGGATCGTCTCGTTCGAGGTGATGTGCAGGTAGGCGGACCCGGCGTTCACCTTCACCTCGGAAGGGGCCGGGACGCGGGTGTAGCTCTTCTCCTTGCCTTCGCCGGTCCCGACGTTCTGGACCACCACCTCCGCACCGAACATCGCGGCGACGCTCTTCCCCTCCCCGAGCGCCTTCTCGCCCCAGGCGCCGGTGATCAGGTACTGGGCGGTCTTTCCCTTCTCGAGGAGGTTCATCGCGACCAGGGCGAACAGCGCCGTCGCCCCCCCCTGGAGCAGCAGGACCTCGTAGTCGGCGGGGACTCCGAGGAGCTCCCGGACGAGGGCGATCGCCTCGTCGTGCACGGCCTCGTACTCCTTGCCGCGGTGGCTGTGCTCCATCACCGACATGCCGCTTCCGGCGAAGTCGAGCAGTTCGTCGCGGGCGCGCTCCAGCGCGGGCAGGGGAAGGGCTGCGGGTCCGGCGTTGAAGATGATCTTTCGGCTCATGGATCTCCTCGTCTCGGGCGCGAAGGGGGATTTCCGCGGGTCGCGCCTCG from Deltaproteobacteria bacterium GWC2_65_14 includes the following:
- a CDS encoding phosphoserine transaminase, which codes for MSRKIIFNAGPAALPLPALERARDELLDFAGSGMSVMEHSHRGKEYEAVHDEAIALVRELLGVPADYEVLLLQGGATALFALVAMNLLEKGKTAQYLITGAWGEKALGEGKSVAAMFGAEVVVQNVGTGEGKEKSYTRVPAPSEVKVNAGSAYLHITSNETIHGVQFHVDRARAFPETGAVPLVADMSSDFLWRPFDITKFGLVYAGAQKNLGPSGVVVTVVSKALLERGRKDIPKIFQFRTHAENKSLYNTPPTFGIYMVRNVLSWVKSQGGLAGMEAANRKKAARLYGVIDKNPKFFRSPVEKESRSVMNVVFRLPSEPLEEQFIADTKKKGMVGLKGHRSVGGIRVSTYNAISYEWVDALSSFMEEFAKGK